In a single window of the Pongo abelii isolate AG06213 chromosome 1, NHGRI_mPonAbe1-v2.0_pri, whole genome shotgun sequence genome:
- the LOC100457512 gene encoding general transcription factor IIF subunit 2-like gives MAERGELDLTGAKQNTGVWLVKVPKYLSQQWAKASGRGEVGKLRIAKTQGRTEVSFTLNEDLANIHDIGGKPASVSAPREHPFVLQSVGGQTLTVFTESSSDKLSLEGIVVQRAECRPAASENYMRLKRLQIEESSKPVRLSQQLNKVVTTNYKPVANHQYNIEYERKKKGDGKRARADKQHVLDMLFSAFEKHQYYNLKDLVDITKQPVVYLKEILKEIGVQNVKGIHKNTWELKPEYRHYQGEEKSD, from the coding sequence ATGGCCGAGCGCGGGGAACTCGACTTGACCGGCGCCAAACAGAACACAGGAGTGTGGCTAGTCAAGGTTCCTAAATATTTGTCACAGCAATGGGCTAAAGCCTCTGGAAGAGGTGAAGTTGGGAAACTGCGGATTGCCAAGACTCAGGGAAGGACTGAGGTGTCATTTACTTTGAATGAGGATCTTGCAAATATTCATGATATTGGTGGAAAACCAGCTTCAGTCAGTGCTCCTAGAGAACATCCATTTGTCTTGCAAAGTGTTGGAGGACAGACATTAACAGTATTTACTGAGAGCTCATCAGATAAGCTGTCATTGGAAGGAATAGTGGTACAAAGAGCTGAGTGCCGACCAGCTGCCAGTGAAAACTACATGCGATTAAAAAGATTGCAAATAGAAGAGTCTTCCAAACCTGTGAGGCTATCACAACAGCTGAACAAAGTTGTAACAACCAATTACAAACCTGTTGCTAATCATCAATACAATATTgaatatgaaaggaaaaagaaaggagacgGGAAGCGAGCTCGAGCTGATAAACAACATGTTTTAGACATGCTATTTTCAGCCTTTGAGAAACATCAATACTATAATCTTAAGGACTTGGTGGACATCACAAAACAACCTGTGGTGTACCTGAAGGAAATCTTAAAAGAAATTGGTGTTCAGAATGTAAAAGGGATCCACAAAAACACATGGGAGCTGAAGCCAGAGTACAGACACtatcaaggagaagaaaagagtgaCTAA